The nucleotide sequence CCAATCTGCGCGGCAGTGCGCCGGACAGCGCCCGCGGGCTAGACGTGAGGCTGGATCTCGAAAGCCTCAACACGACCCAGGACGTGGCGGTGGCGACGGCCTTCCTGACGACCGAGATCGTCGAGAATGCGATGATGGCCAGCCCCGAGACGCCGATCACGCTGACCCTTCGCCGGACCGGCGCGCTCACTGCTCGCTTCACCCTCGCCACCGGGACATCGCCGGAAGCCGCGGAGAACGACCCGGAGAATCAGCAGTTTGAGCGGATCATCTCCGGCCTCGCCAAGCAGCTGCGTTCCACGCTTGAACGCGCTCCGGGCCATTACAGCGTCGACCTTCCGGTCTTTCCGCCGCGTTGACGCGCGGCCGGCAGGCCACGAAATCCGGATTCAGAAAAAAAGTGTTGCGCCATTTGGAACCCCAATCCGGATGCACCGTTTTCTTCTTCGGATAGCGACCTTTTGCCCCCCCGCTCTCGCTGTCCGCTTACACGGGCCCGGAATCGTCAACCCTCCCCCCCCCCGGTGACGATTTCGGGCCCGCTTTGCGTCTGGCGGCCCGCCAATTGGTCACGCGGATGGCGATGATAGCGCTTTCGTAGAGCAGCCACAGGGGCACAGCGAGCATGAACTGGCTGATGGCATCCGGCGGTGTCAGCACCGCGGCGACCGCGAAGGCGCCGACAATGGCATAGCGGCGCTTGGCCGCCAGTTGCTCGCGGGTCACCAGCCCGGCCCGCTCCAGCAACATCAGCAGGATCGGAAGCAGGAAGGCGACGCCGAAGCCGAACAGGAAGCGGGTCACGAAACTCAGATAATTGCCGACGGCCGGCAGGGCTTCCTGGTCGATGCCGCCGACATCGCCCTGGAAGCCGAGCAGGAAGTGCAGCGCCCAGGGCATGGCAAGGAAGTAGGCGAAGCTGGCGCCGCCCGCGAAGAAGACGGGCGTGAGGAGAAGGAAGGGGAGGACCGCCTTCTTCTCCTTGGCGTAGAGGCCGGGGGCGACGAACCGCCAGCCCTGGGTCGCGATCACCGGGAAGCAGACCATCAAGGCGGCGAACAGCGCAACCTTCACCTGCACCCAGAAGGCCTCGAACACGTCGGTGTAGATGACCCGCGTCTCGCCGGCGTCCTTCAGCGGCTGGACCAGCACGGAAAAGATCGGCCGGGCGAAATAATAGCAGATGAAGAAGGCGACCAGCAGGACGGCGACGCAGATGAGCAACCGCTTCCGCAATTCGACGAGATGGTCGAACAGGGGCGCCTTGGTCTCGTCGATGTCCCTCACGGGAGTTCCCGCCGGTGGTGCTCGGGCTCGGGCAGCGGGAGCGGAGGTTCGTCGTCGAGGGTCGGCGCGGGCGGGTTGCGCGCCTCGGCGTCACCCGGCACGAGCGGCGCCGGGGTGTTCTGGTCATCCCCCGGCTCGTTCGTCCCGAGCATAGTCGAGGAACCGGCGCCAAGCTCCTCGCTCGCGCCGACATAGGGGAGCGCGACCGGATGCTCGCGCATGATCCGCTCATTTTCCTCCCGCCAGCGCTTCTCCATTTCCTCCAGCTCCGCCTCGCGCATCATGTTCTCGATGCCGGCGGTGAAGTGGCGGGCGTGGGCGCGTGCGCGCCCGACCCAGCGGCCGACCGTCCGCATCGCGCCCGGCAATTCCTTGGGCCCGATGAAGATCAGCGCCGCCAGCGCGACGATCAGGAGTTCGGTGGTGTCGACGCCGAACATGCGGCGCTAGGATCCGGTCAGCGCGGCGTGTGATCGGACGGCGGCGGCGCGACCGGATCGGCAGCCGAGCGGTTCGGCGAGACATCGATCGGGCGCTCCGGGCTGCCGAGACGACGCGCCTCTTCCGCCTTGCGCTTCTGTTCTTCGTCGTCCTCGCTGAGGCCCTGCTTGAAGCTCTTCAGCCCCTTGGCGACGTCGCTCATCATCGCGGAGAAGCGATTGCCGCCGAACAGCAGCAGAATCACGATTCCGAGAATGAGCCAGTGGATCAGGCTGAAGCCGCCCATGATGAAAAAACTCCGTTGGTTGACGGCTATCTAGTCGTCTTCGCCGCCGCTTTCCAGTTGCAGACTGAGGACGGCCTCGTCGATCGGGTCGAGCAGGCCGGCGGCGCGCAGGTCCTCGATGCCCGGCAGGTCGCGGCGGCTGGCGAGCCCGAAGTGGGTCAGGAAGTCGGCGGTGGTGGCGTAGAGCAAGGGCCGCCCCGGGCTTTCGCGGCGACCGGCGGGGCGGATCCAGCCCGCCTCCATCAGCACGTCGAGGGTGCCCTTGGCGGTCTGGACGCCGCGGATGGCCTCGATCTCGGCGCGGCTGACCGGCTCGTGATAGGCGATGATGCTGAGCGTCTCGGTTGCGGCGCGGCTCAGGCGGCGCGGCTCCTCGCGGGTGCGGCGAAGGAGGTGGGCAAGGTCGGGTGCCGTCTCGAAGTGCCAGCTGCCGCCGCGCTCGACCAGGCGGATGCCGCGATCGGTGTAGAGGGCCGAGAGTTCGGACAGCGCGGCCGCAACGTCGCCCTCGCCGGCGTAGGCGGTGATGTCGGAGGCGCCAAGTGGCTCGGCGGCGGCGAACAGCACGGCTTCGACCGCGCGGACGAAGTCGGTGGCCATCAGCCGGCCCGCCGCAGTTCGAGCGGCGCGAAGGGCTCGGACTGGCGCAATTCCACCCTCCCCTGCCGTGCCAGTTCGAGGGCGGCGACGAAGGAGGAGGCGAGCGCGGAGCGGGCGAAGACCGGATCGGTGCTGGCGGCGACGAACCGTTCCAGCCGGGTCCAGTCGAGCGCGCTTCCGACCAGCGCCGACACCCGCTCGATGGCTTCCTCCAGCGTCAGCACCGCGCGGCGGGCGACGACGTGCATGACAGGCGCCGAGCGGGCGCGGACCAGGCCGTAGGCGGCGGCAAGATCGAACAGGGAGGCCTCCCACTTCGCCTTGCGCACCTGCCGCAGGCCCTCGGGCGCACCACGCAGGAAGACGTCGCGGCCGAGCCGGTCGCGAGCCATCAGCCGCGCACCAGCCTCGCGCATCGCGTCGAGCCGTTGCAGGCGGAGTTGCAATCGGGCGGCCAGCTCCTCGGGGCTTGGGTCCTGCTCGGGGTCCTTGGGCAGCAGCAGGCAGGACTTCAGGTAGGCGAGCCAGGCGGCCATCACGAGATAGTCGGCGGCGATCTCAAGCTTCAGCGCCTTCGCGCCCTCGAGGAAGGAGAGATACTGCTCGACCAGTTGCAGGATGGAGATGTGCTTGAGGTCCACCTTCTGCGCCCGCGCGAGGCTCAGGAGCAGGTCGAGCGGTCCTTCCCAGGCACCGAGACTGAGCTGAAGCGGCTCATCGGTCGCCGGGAGCAGGCTCATGCCGCCTCAAGCCAGCGCCAGCAGCTCATCGCGGACCGCTACGGCTTCGGCGAAGTCGGGACCGTCGGCGCCGCCGAGCAGCGCACCCGCCATCGCCCGGGCGAGGCGCGCCTCGGCATCCACGGTCATCGCGCCGACATAAGCGTCGACGTCGACCATCTCGTCGAACTTGCCGGAGCAGTGGAGCGTCAGGTCACAGCCGGCGGCGAGAGCGGCCGCCGAGCGTTCCCCGGCCGACCCCGACAGCGCCTCCATCCCGATGTCGTCGGTCATCAGCAGGCCGGCGAAGCCGATGCGTTTGCGGATGATCTCCTCGATAATGAAAGGCGACTGGCTGGAGGGATGCTCCGCGTCCCAGGCCTCGAACAGGATGTGCGCGACCATGCCCATCGGCGCGTCGCGAAGCGCCTCGAACGGCTCCAGGTCGACGTCCAGTGCCTCGGCCGATGCGGTGACGCGCGGCAACTCCTTGTGGCTGTCGACGGTCGCCCGTCCGTGGCCCGGCATGTGCTTGACGACCCCGATCACCCCGGCCGAGGCGAGGCCGTCGAGCACCGCCCGGCCGATCGCCGCCACCTGCATCGGCTCGGTGCCATAGGCACGATCGCCGACGATCTGGTCCGCGTCCGGCTGCCGCACGTCGAGCATGGGCGCGCAATTGACGTTGATGCCGTGGCTGGCGAGCAGCAGGCCGATGGCGCGGGAGTTGAGCCTTGCGGCCTCGATCGCGCTCGATGGCGCGGTGCGGTAGAGGCGGTCGAACACGCCGCCAGGCGGCAGTGCCGGCCAGACGGGCGGCTTCATCCGCATCACCCGGCCGCCTTCCTGATCGATCAGGATCGGCAGGTCGGCGCGGCCGTGAAGGTCGCGCAACGACGCGGTCAGGCCCTTGAGCTGCTCCGGATCGCCGCAGTTGCGGGCGAACAGGATGTAGCCGGCGGGATCGACCTCAAGGAAGAAAGCGCGCTCCTCGGCGGTGAGCACGAGCCCCGAGAGGCCGTAAATGGCTGCCTGCATCGCCCTAGCGGACCACGAAGCAGGCATCGCCCGCCGCCTTGAGCAGCTGGCAGGCGGCGCGCGCCTCAGCCGGGCTGGCGAAGCCGGCGCGCAGGCGCTGACCGCGCTGGTAGGGCACCACGATCTTGCTTGCGCCGGCGATTGCCGGGAAGCGACCGGACAGGGTCGCCCAGGCGGCATTGGCCTCGGCGGCAGTGCCGAAGAAGCCGAGCTGCACGCTGCTTCCGGATGGCACGGCCGCAGCCGCCGGCGGCGCCGGGTCGGCCGGCTCCGCCTCGGCGGCCGGGGCGGGCTCGGCCGGCCTCGCCTTGGGCAGCGCGACCGGTTCCTCCGGCACGGCATCGAGGTCGATCTGGCCGTCGACCTTCTCGCCGGCACCGGTGGCAAAGGCGGTCTCGCTGTCGCCGGTGACGTCGATCCCGCCCGGATCGGTGGGCTTGACCTTGACCGGGCCCGGCTCGGCGCGGATCAGCTCGGGCGGACCGCTGCCTTCAGCCCCCTGCCGCTGGCCGAGCCAGTACAGCGTTCCCGCGACCAAGGCCGCGGCCAGCAGCACGACGAGGATCGCTGCAAGCATCTTGCGCGCGGACAGAGCGGGCGGCTCATCCTCGTCCTCGACCGGCTCGAGCCATGGCAATGGCTCTCCCTCAACTCCCCGCGACGTCGCCATGAATCAGTACACCACCACGCAGGACTGCCCCGCTCTTTCAAGCTGCTGGCATATGACAACCGACTGGGCTTGCGAAGAGGTACCGAGCTGCAATCGATACATGCGGGTCGGACGGCCGCCGCCGAGCCCACGGACGTCGACCGAGTTCACCATCTTGGGCTTGGTGGCGAGATAGGGGTAGCGGCGGGTGACCCGGCGCCAGGTCTCTTCGGCCTGGGCGCGGTTCGGAAACGCACCGAGCTGGACCACACGGCCGCGATCGGGGTTTGGATTGAAGACGATCGCGGGCGAGGCACCGGTCTGTGGCGGCGCTGAAATGGCCGGCTCGTCGGCGGGGAAGACGGGGCGCCGGACCACGCGGGCGTCGCTGCTGGAGCGCCGCTCCACGCGTAGCTCCGCCTGCCGACGATCGGTCGCCGGGGCACGAGGTGCGGGCTGGGCGGGCAAGGCCTCGACGGGAGCGGTGGCGGCTTCAGCAGGCGGTGCAGCCGGAGCGATCGGCTCGGCCGGGCGGTTGACGGGAACCGGGATGGCGGTCTCGGCCGGCAGTTCGGGCGGCGCGGCGTCACGCTGGCCGGTGCTCAGCCACCAGGCGCCGACGGCCACCATGGCGACCAGCAGGAACAGCAGCAGATACCAGGGCCACATGGCGCGGCCGACGGGCTTGGCGCGAACGTCCGGGCTTGCGGGCGCCGTCACCGGCGGCTCGTCGGGAAGCCACGGCAGGCGCTCGCTCGTCAGCCGCATCGCTCAGCGCATCTCCTCTGCCGCTTCTACGCCCATCAGGGTCAGTCCGTTGCGGATCACCTGCGCAATTGCGTCGGCAAGGGCGAGACGTGCGGCACTCAGCGCCGGATCGCCCTCGATCAGGAAACGCCGGCCCGGATCGTCGTTGCCGCGGTTCCACAAAGCGTGGAAGGCGGCCGCCAGTTCGTAGAGGTAAAAGGCGATGCGGTGCGGCTCGTGCGCCACCGCGGCACCCTCGACCACCCGCGGAAACTGGCTGGCGAAGCGCACCAGGCCGAGTTCCTCCGCGTCGAGCAGCGACAGGTCCGCCGCGCCGGTCGCAAGTCCGGCCTCGGCCGCCTTGCGCTTGAGGCTGGCGACGCGGGCATGGGCATATTGGACGTAGAAGACCGGATTGTCCTTCGACGCCTCGACCACGTGGGCGAAGTCGAAGTCGAGCATCGTGTCGGGGCGCTTGGTCAGCATGATGAAGCGGACCACGTCCTTGCCGACTTCCTGCACGACATCGGCGAGGGTGACGAAATTGCCCGCCCGCTTGCTCATCTTGACCGGCTCACCGGCGCGCAGCAGCTGCACCATCTGGACCAGCTTGACGTCGAGCGCGTCGCGCCCGGCCAGCGCCTCGACCGCCGCGCGGGTGCGCTTCACCGTTCCCGAATGGTCCGCGCCCCAGATGTTGATGAGGCTGTCCGACCGCTCGAGCTTCTGCAGGTGATAGGCGGCATCGACGCCGAAATAGGTCCAGCTCCCGTCCGACTTCTTCATCGGCCGGTCTTGGTCGTCGCCGAACTGGGTCGAACGGAACAGGGTCAGTTCGACCGGCTCCCAATCCTCGACCGACTTGCCCTTGGGGGCTTCCAGCACGCCTTCGTAGACGAGTCCCTTGTCGCGCAGCGCCGCCACGGCACGATCGGCCGCGCCGCTCGCCACCACCGCGGCTTCGGAGGAGAAGAGGTCGTGCTCGACCCCGAGCAGGGCAAGGTCGTGGCGGATGAGGTCCATCATCGCCGACACCGTCTTCTGCTTGAACGCCTGCAGCCACTCGGCCTCCGGCTTGCCGACCATGGCGCTGCCGAACTCGGCCGCGAGCAGGGCGCCGACCGGCTTCAGATAGTCGCCCGGGTAGAGGCCCTCCGGAATGTCGCCGATGTCCTCGCCGAGCGCCTCGCGGTAGCGCAGGTGGGCCGAGCGGGCGAGCGTGTCGACCTGGCTCCCGGCGTCGTTGACGTAATATTCCTTGGTGACCTGGAAGCCCGCCGCCGCGAGCAGCCGGGCAAGCGCGTCGCCGACGACCGCGCCGCGGCAATGGCCCATGTGCATCGGGCCGGTCGGGTTGGCCGAGACATATTCGACGTTGACGCGCTGGCCCTGGCCGATGTCGCTGAGACCGTAGCGGTCGCCCTCGGCCGCGATGCGCCGGAGCTCCTCGCGCCAGACGTTCCCGTCCAGCCGCAGGTTGATGAAGCCGGGACCGGCGACCTCGACCGCGACAACGCCCGGAATGGCCTCGAGCTTCGGCACGAGCAGGGCGGCGAGCGCGCGCGGATTGGTGCCCGCGGGCTTGCCGAGGACCATCGCGGCATTGGTCGCGAGATCGCCGTGCGAGGCGTCGCGCGGCGGCTCGACCGTGACATTGTTGCGCGGCAGGCCGGCCGGCAGGCTGCCGGCTGCGGCAAGCTCGTCGATCGCCCGGTTCACGTGAGCGGTAAAGGTCTGGAAGAGGTTCAAGCTGGCGGCAATCATATGAAATGTGTCAGGAAGAGACATGTCCTTACGCCAAGGCGGGCGCGCCAGTCACCCCCCGTTCAGCCGTTGTGCCGGAGGGGAACGTCCATGCGACGCCTAGATCCGCTCAGCCGCTGGCTGATGCTCTTTCTCGCTGCCGTCTTTGCCGCAACCCAGCCGGCCGCCGCGCAGACGATCCTGAGGGACAGCGAGACGGAGAAGCTCTTCGCCGACATGTCGAAGCCGCTGATCGAGGCGGCCCAGCTCGACCCCAAGAACGTCAAGATCGTCCTCATCAACGATCCCGAGATCAACGCCTTCGTGACCGCTGGACAGGCGGTCTATATCCATTCGGGCCTGATCACCCAGGCCGACAATGCCAATCAGGTGCAGGGCGTCATCGCCCACGAGCTTGGGCACATCGCCGGTGGCCACGCGCTGCGCGGCGCGGAAGGTGCCAAGCAGGCGACCGGTATCAGCATCCTCAGCCTCGTGCTCGGCGGTCTGGCGATGGCGGCGGGCGCGGGCGACGCGGCGATGGGCGCGATGGCGCTCGGCCAGCAGGTGGCGCTCAGCCAGTTCCTTTCCTTTACCCGCGCGCAGGAGACCAGCGCCGACCTCGCGGGCGCCGCCTATCTCGGCAGTGCCGGCATCTCCGGCCAGGGCTCGATCCAGTTCTTCAAGAAGCTGCAGAACCAGGAGTATCGGCTCGCCGTCTATGCGACCGACAGCTACAACCGCACCCATCCCCTGTCGTCCGAGCGCGTCGCCTCGCTGACCCAGCTCTACCAGAAGGACCCGGCCTGGAGCCGCCCGACCGACCCGGCGGTCGAGGCCCGGTTCCAGCGCGTGCGGGCCAAGCTGATCGGCTACATCAGCGACAAGGAAGCGGTGCTGCGCACCTATCCCAAGTCGGACACCAGCATCCCGGCCCATTATGCCCGCGCCTATGCATACCACCGCATGGGCGACCGGGATGCGGCGATCAAGGAAGCCGACGCCCTGCTCGCCACCGCGCCGCAGGACCCCTTCTATCTGGAGCTCAAGGGCCAGATCCTGCTCGAAAGCGGCCGACCGACGGAAGCGCTTGCGCCGCTGCGGGAGTCGGTGGCGCGGGCGCCGGACCAGCCGATGATCCAGGCGATGCTGGGGCATGCGCTGCTGGCAACAGAGAAGACCGACAATCTGTCCGAAGCCGAGCGGGTGCTCAAGGCGTCCATCGGGCGCGACAGCGAGCAGCCCTTCGCCTGGTATCAGCTCGGCATGATCTATTCCGCCAAGGGCGACCTTCCCCGCGCCGCGCTGGCGACGGCCGAGCGCTACAGCCTGCAGGGCGAACCGAAGCTCGCGCTCGCCAGTGCCGAGCGGGCGCTCAAGGGCATTCCGCAGGGCACCCCCGATTTCCTTCGCGCCCAGGACATTGCGATGGTATCCCGCGCGGAAGTGGAAAAGGATCGCAAGGGGCGGCGCAAGAAGTGAGCGAGGGCAAAGGGGTAAGTGGCTGGGGCGCGGCACTGGTCGGCGCCGCCGGCGGTGCGGTGGCGACGGTCCTGCTGGGGATCGGCGCAGTGCAGAGCGGATGGGCCGACCGGCTGGTCCGCCAGGCGCTGATCGACAATCCGCAGGTGCTGATCGAGACCGCCGACGCGCTGAAGGCGCAGGAGCATGAGCCGGTCCTCGCCGCCAACCGCCAGTTCCTCGAGACGCCGTTCGGCTCTTCGTGGGAGGGCGCCAGCGACGGCGACGTCACCCTGGTTGAATTCTACGATTATGCCTGCGGCTATTGCAAAGCCTCCCTTCCGGTCATCGACCGGCTGGTGAAGGAAGATCCGAAGCTCCGGGTCGTCTACCGCGAATTTCCCATCCTCGGGCCCGACAGCGAAGCGGCCGCCCGGCTCAGCCTGGCAGCGAGCAAGGCCGGCCGGCACAAGGCTTTCCACGACACGCTCTATGCCGCCGGCCGGCCGAGCCAGACGACGCTCACTCAGGCGGCGCAAGCCGTCGGGCTGCCCGCCGCCATCCCCACGAGCGCCGAGATCGACGCCGAACTCCGCCGCAACTTCCAGGTCGCGCAACAGCTCGGCGCCAGCGGCACGCCCATGTTCATTGTCGGCGACAAGGTGTTCAACGGCGCGGTCGGCTATGACTTGCTCAAGACGGCGATCGAGGAGGCCCGGGCCAAGCGGGGCTGATCCCCGGCTCGCGGCCCTGGATGGCGCCATGAACCTCGACGACCTTCTGCACCGTACCTTCGGCACCGCCGACCTGTCTGCCATCCCGCCCGATGCCCTGGAAGCCGGGACCGAGCGGCTGGCGGTAGACCTCGGGCTCGAGACCGATCGCGACCGGCGCTTCGCCCTATGGTCACTGCTCTACATATTGGGACGCGCGCCGGACCTTGACGTGGCCTTTCCGGATGCGGCGGACCGGGATGCGGCGCGCAACTTCATGAACCTGATCGCGGCCACGCAGGGCTGAGCGGCGACGTCACGAGGTGGAGGCTGTCCTGCGTGGCGCCCGACGTCGCCGCGGGACTGCGCTTGGACGCTGCGGCGGCGTAGCTATTCGGCGGTGACTTCGCCGAGGTTCAGCCGTTCGCGCATTTCCTTGCCCGGCTTGAAGTAAGGCACCTTCTTCGCGTCGACTTCGACCTGCTCGCCGGTACGCGGGTTGCGGCCGGTGCGGGCGTCGCGCTGGCGGGTCGAAAAGGCGCCGAAGCCGCGCAGCTCGACCCGGCCGCCCTTGGCGAGCTGGGCCGTGATCTCGTTGAAGATGCCGGTGACGACCACTTCGATCTCGCGCTGGGTGAGATCGGGAAAGTCGTGGCAGAGCTTCTGCACCAATTCCGAACGGATCATCGCGTCCCCGCTTGATTGCTTGACCGGCAGGCCCGCTGGACCCGCTTACGCTGTCACTCACGGGCCCCCACCCGCGAAACACAAGCTGTCAGATGTTGAACCCTACCGCAAGTGCCCGCGCACTAAGGTTAAATCCTGCTTGTCGGGAGAAGGCACGGCCCCTCCCCTGCCGTTCGGCCGTGCGGACCGAGGACAGGGGAGGAGCATGGTGCTTACTTCTTGTTGGCGCGCTCGAGAGCCGCGCCGAGGATGTCGCCGAGCGACGCACCCGAGTCGGACGAGCCGTACTGGGCGACGGCCTGCTTCTCCTCGGCGATCTGCATCGCCTTGATCGAGAAGGTCGGCTTCTTGCTGCGGTCGGTACCGGTGACCTGGGCGTCGAACTTCTGGCCGACCTGGAAACGCTCCGGACGCTGCTCGTCGCGGTCGCGGCCGAGATCCGAGCGCTTGATGAAGCCGGTCGGACCATCGTCGCCGACCTGAACGGTGAGACCACCGTCCATGACTTCGAGCACGGTAACGGTCTTGACCTCGCCCTTGCGGGTGCCGTCGCCACCGGTCGCGCCGGCGGCAACGACGCCGCCACGCTCGAGCTGCTTCATGCCGAGGCTGATGCGCTCCTTTTCGACGTCGACGTCGAGCACGACCGCCTGGACGGTCTCACCCTTGCGGTGAAGCTGCAGCGCTTCCTCGCCCGACACGCCCCAGGCGATGTCCGACATGTGGACCATGCCGTCGACGTCGCCGTCGAGACCGATAAACAGGCCGAACTCGGTGGCGTTCTTGACTTCGCCCTCGACCTGGCTGCCGACCGGATGCTTCTCGGCGAAGTCGTTCCACGGGTTGGTCTGGGCCTGCTTGAGGCCGAGGCTGATGCGGCGCTTCTCGCCGTCGACCTCGAGGACCTTGACCTCGACTTCCTGGCTGGTGCTGACGATCTTGCCCGGGTGGACGTTCTTCTTGGTCCAGCTCATCTCCGAGACGTGGACGAGGCCCTCGATGCCGGCTTCCAGCTCGACGAAGGCACCATATTCGGTGATGTTCGTCACGCGGCCCTGGAACACGCCGCCGACCGGATACTTGGCGGTGGCGCCTTCCCACGGATCGCTCTCGAGCTGCTTCATGCCGAGGCTGATGCGCTGGGTGTCGCGGTTGATGCGGATGATCTGCACCTTCACGCTGCCACCGATCTCGAGCACCTCGCTCGGGTGGTTGACGCGCTTGTAGCTGATGTCGGTAACGTGCAGCAGGCCGTCGATGCCGCCGAGGTCGACGAAGGCACCATAATCGGTGATGTTCTTGACCACGCCGTCGATGACCTGACCCTCGGCCAGGCTCTGGATGAGGCCCGAACGCTGCTCGGCGCGGGTCTCTTCGAGGATGGCCCGACGCGACACGACGATGTTGCCGCGGCGACGATCCATCTTGAGGATCTGGAACGGCTGCGGGAGATCCATCAGCGGCTGGACGTCGCGGACCGGACGAATGTCCACCTGCGAACCCGGAAGGAAGGCGACGGCGCCGCCGAGGTCGACAGTGAAGCCGCCCTTGACGCGGCCGAAGATGACACCCTCGACGCGCTTCTCGGCAGCGAACTCGCCCTCGAGCTTGTCCCAGGCGGCTTCGCGGCGGGCGCGGTCGCGGCTGAGCATCGCTTCGCCCTGCGAATTCTCGACGCGATCAACGAACACTTCGACCTGGTCGCCGACCTTCAGCTCGGCCTTCTGGCCGGGGGCAGCGAACTCGCGCAGCGGAACGCGGCCCTCGCTCTTGAGGCCGACGTCGATCACCGCGAGGTCGTTTTCGATTCCAGTGACGGTGCCGATGACGACGCGGCCCTCGAAGGCCTCGTTCTCGCCGCCGAGGCTCTCGTTGAGGAGCGCGGCGAAATCGTCACGGGTGGGATTGGCAACAGTGGCCATAAAGTCAGGCAGTCCTTCTCGTGCTCGGTCAAGTTTGCCGCCAGCCTTCCCGTGTCGGGCAGGCTTTCCATCAGGCGGACCTGGCAAGCGTTGGATTATAACCGTGCCGCCGCCCCATGCGGAGGACACGGGCCTGCCGGGCAAAGTGCCGGGCGCCGCTCGGACCGAGTGCCTGCCTGGTGAAGGACGGTGCAGCTTGACGGGCGACGTCCGGGCGAAGCTCTGCCCGAAAGACGCCGCGCCCTTAGCGCAAGTGCCTCAGGAGAGCAAGGTAAGCAGGCGTGCGAACCAGCCGGACGGAGGGGCCGCGACTACGGGCGCGCTTTCGACCGGACCGCAGGCAAGGCAGCGGGCCTGGATGGTCGGGCCGGAGACGAGCAGCTCGACCTCGCGCAGGGCGGCGAGCGCGAGCATGTCCGGGCGGGCGCGCAGGCTGGCGAAGGGATCGTCCTCCTCGGCGCTGTCCTCATCGTCGCGGAGCAGCCCGGCGAGTTCCGAACGCCAGCTCTTCTTGCGCTCAAGATAGGTGACGCCGCGATTGTCCTGATCGAGCTTGGCCAGCTCGGCCGCCTTAGCGATCGCCTCCTCCATGCCGCCGAACTGGTCGACGAGCCCGACCTGCCGCGCCTGCCCGCCCGACCACACCCGGCCCTGACCGATGGCGTCCACCTGCTGCGGGGTCTTCCTGCGCGCTTCGGCGACGATACCGAGAAACTTGCCGTAGATGCTCTCGACGCCGAGCTGGATCAGCTCGCTCGCCTGCGGGCTCGGCCCGTTGAGGAGGTCGGGCTCGCCGGACAGCGGCGTGGTCTTCACGCCGTCGGCTGCGATGCCGAGCTTCTGGAGCGAGCCCTGGAAGCTCGGAAGGATGCCGAACACGCCGATCGAGCCGGTGATGGTCGAGGGCTCCGCGACGATATGGTTGGCGGCGGTGGCGACCCAGTAGCCGCCGCTGGCCGCCACGTTGCCCATCGAGGCGACGACGGGGATGTTCTTCTTGCGAGCGGCGAGCAGCGCCTGGCGAATGCGCTCCGACGCGAGCGCCGAGCCACCGGGCGAGTCGATGCGGACGACCAGCGCCTTGATGCGCTCGTCGCGAAGGCCCTTCTCGATCGACTCCGCGATACTGTCGCCGCCCGCAGTACCGAGCGGCGCGCGGCCATCGACGATGTTGCCGGCGACTGTCACCACCCCGATCGGCCCGCCCTCCTTCATCGCCGGGCGGACTTCGGCGGCGATGTAGCGATCAAGACGGATGCGCTTGAAGCCGGCGGGCGACCTGTCGTCGGCACCGCCAAGTTCGGCGAGACGGGCCTGGAAGGCCTGGCGCTCGCCGACCTTGTCGACCAGCCTGGCGGCCTGGGCAGCGGCGGCGAAGTCTCCGCGGGCGGAGCGGACCAGCGCCGCGGGATTGGTGAGCGCGGCATTGATGTTCGCCTGTGGACGCGCCTTCACGACGTCGTCGCGCCAGGTCTCGAACAGGGATGAAGCGAGCCCCTGCGCATTCTGACGTGCCTCGGGGCTCATGTCGGAACGGGTGAAGGGCTCGACCGCGCTCTTGTAGG is from Sphingomonas sp. LHG3406-1 and encodes:
- a CDS encoding twin-arginine translocase subunit TatB, which gives rise to MFGVDTTELLIVALAALIFIGPKELPGAMRTVGRWVGRARAHARHFTAGIENMMREAELEEMEKRWREENERIMREHPVALPYVGASEELGAGSSTMLGTNEPGDDQNTPAPLVPGDAEARNPPAPTLDDEPPLPLPEPEHHRRELP
- the nagZ gene encoding beta-N-acetylhexosaminidase, producing the protein MQAAIYGLSGLVLTAEERAFFLEVDPAGYILFARNCGDPEQLKGLTASLRDLHGRADLPILIDQEGGRVMRMKPPVWPALPPGGVFDRLYRTAPSSAIEAARLNSRAIGLLLASHGINVNCAPMLDVRQPDADQIVGDRAYGTEPMQVAAIGRAVLDGLASAGVIGVVKHMPGHGRATVDSHKELPRVTASAEALDVDLEPFEALRDAPMGMVAHILFEAWDAEHPSSQSPFIIEEIIRKRIGFAGLLMTDDIGMEALSGSAGERSAAALAAGCDLTLHCSGKFDEMVDVDAYVGAMTVDAEARLARAMAGALLGGADGPDFAEAVAVRDELLALA
- a CDS encoding SPOR domain-containing protein, whose protein sequence is MPWLEPVEDEDEPPALSARKMLAAILVVLLAAALVAGTLYWLGQRQGAEGSGPPELIRAEPGPVKVKPTDPGGIDVTGDSETAFATGAGEKVDGQIDLDAVPEEPVALPKARPAEPAPAAEAEPADPAPPAAAAVPSGSSVQLGFFGTAAEANAAWATLSGRFPAIAGASKIVVPYQRGQRLRAGFASPAEARAACQLLKAAGDACFVVR
- the tatC gene encoding twin-arginine translocase subunit TatC; translated protein: MRDIDETKAPLFDHLVELRKRLLICVAVLLVAFFICYYFARPIFSVLVQPLKDAGETRVIYTDVFEAFWVQVKVALFAALMVCFPVIATQGWRFVAPGLYAKEKKAVLPFLLLTPVFFAGGASFAYFLAMPWALHFLLGFQGDVGGIDQEALPAVGNYLSFVTRFLFGFGVAFLLPILLMLLERAGLVTREQLAAKRRYAIVGAFAVAAVLTPPDAISQFMLAVPLWLLYESAIIAIRVTNWRAARRKAGPKSSPGGGRVDDSGPV
- the scpB gene encoding SMC-Scp complex subunit ScpB, giving the protein MATDFVRAVEAVLFAAAEPLGASDITAYAGEGDVAAALSELSALYTDRGIRLVERGGSWHFETAPDLAHLLRRTREEPRRLSRAATETLSIIAYHEPVSRAEIEAIRGVQTAKGTLDVLMEAGWIRPAGRRESPGRPLLYATTADFLTHFGLASRRDLPGIEDLRAAGLLDPIDEAVLSLQLESGGEDD
- the tatA gene encoding twin-arginine translocase TatA/TatE family subunit, producing the protein MGGFSLIHWLILGIVILLLFGGNRFSAMMSDVAKGLKSFKQGLSEDDEEQKRKAEEARRLGSPERPIDVSPNRSAADPVAPPPSDHTPR
- a CDS encoding ScpA family protein gives rise to the protein MSLLPATDEPLQLSLGAWEGPLDLLLSLARAQKVDLKHISILQLVEQYLSFLEGAKALKLEIAADYLVMAAWLAYLKSCLLLPKDPEQDPSPEELAARLQLRLQRLDAMREAGARLMARDRLGRDVFLRGAPEGLRQVRKAKWEASLFDLAAAYGLVRARSAPVMHVVARRAVLTLEEAIERVSALVGSALDWTRLERFVAASTDPVFARSALASSFVAALELARQGRVELRQSEPFAPLELRRAG
- a CDS encoding SPOR domain-containing protein, giving the protein MRLTSERLPWLPDEPPVTAPASPDVRAKPVGRAMWPWYLLLFLLVAMVAVGAWWLSTGQRDAAPPELPAETAIPVPVNRPAEPIAPAAPPAEAATAPVEALPAQPAPRAPATDRRQAELRVERRSSSDARVVRRPVFPADEPAISAPPQTGASPAIVFNPNPDRGRVVQLGAFPNRAQAEETWRRVTRRYPYLATKPKMVNSVDVRGLGGGRPTRMYRLQLGTSSQAQSVVICQQLERAGQSCVVVY